One Benincasa hispida cultivar B227 chromosome 5, ASM972705v1, whole genome shotgun sequence genomic window carries:
- the LOC120078327 gene encoding uncharacterized protein LOC120078327, giving the protein MAVQVQMRIGLHLFVAFLMISLFFTKTSFVSSIPTEELEAMLSIVRARGYNLFSNAITTSDLQLDLLTAAANASFTFFAPTDSSLFALAMTQSAAAYTATLRYHGLPRRLSVSDFNRLPSQSPIQTLLRSQYVTLTRRLRGSRSDAISVNGVNVVLPGLYYSRHVAVHGLGGILSLHSQIGFPYDSPPPLPLFRPSAPSSFPPENRDFTAPAADRVFPPISPSNSSNKTVDLPFNRVYLGPPPERSNFQVEPPVISSVSPSTSPVVPPVISNDLTPSTRNEKEITPTPLMSGSAAWMIKSEDGLIGRTVEEEYEPLDWMAFGFTEGNSKNVDVEDSHPRPNVLQRL; this is encoded by the coding sequence ATGGCGGTTCAAGTGCAAATGAGGATCGGACTCCATCTCTTTGTCGCTTTCCTCATGATTTCCCTCTTCTTCACCAAAACCTCCTTCGTTTCCTCCATTCCTACGGAAGAGCTCGAAGCAATGCTCTCCATTGTCAGAGCTCGAGGCTACAATCTCTTCTCCAACGCCATAACCACTTCCGACCTCCAACTCGATCTCCTCACCGCCGCCGCAAACGCGTCCTTCACTTTCTTCGCTCCAACCGACTCCTCTCTCTTTGCTCTCGCCATGACTCAGTCCGCCGCCGCCTACACCGCAACTCTCCGCTACCACGGCCTCCCTCGCCGCCTCTCTGTTTCCGATTTCAACCGCTTGCCTTCTCAGTCTCCGATCCAGACTTTACTTCGCTCACAGTATGTTACTCTCACTCGCCGCCTCCGTGGATCTCGCTCCGACGCCATTTCTGTCAACGGCGTTAACGTTGTCCTCCCTGGATTGTACTACAGCCGTCACGTTGCCGTCCATGGCTTGGGAGGAattctaagtctccattctcAGATCGGATTTCCGTACGATTCTCCGCCTCCTCTTCCGCTGTTTCGCCCTAGCGCTCCGAGTAGCTTTCCGCCTGAAAACAGAGATTTCACCGCTCCGGCCGCTGATCGTGTATTTCCACCGATTAGTCCAAGTAATTCTTCAAACAAAACTGTAGATCTTCCATTTAATCGCGTATATCTTGGTCCTCCGCCGGAACGATCGAATTTCCAAGTCGAACCGCCGGTAATTTCCTCTGTTTCTCCATCGACCAGTCCTGTAGTTCCGCCAGTCATTTCGAATGATTTAACTCCGTCGACGCGGAATGAGAAGGAGATTACGCCGACACCGTTGATGAGCGGCTCGGCAGCGTGGATGATAAAATCGGAAGACGGTTTGATCGGAAGAACAGTGGAGGAGGAGTATGAGCCATTGGATTGGATGGCATTTGGATTCACTGAAGGAAATTCAAAAAATGTTGATGTTGAAGATAGTCATCCTCGTCCAAATGTGTTGCAGCGTCTTTGA